In a genomic window of Sphingomonas koreensis:
- the addB gene encoding double-strand break repair protein AddB gives MGEGRGLHLYSIPPHRAFADALAQGLIRRFGGDPLRLARGIVLVPTNRAKKAVTDAFVRASGGGLLLPRLVAVGDPELDEAAGPFLDPADDDDPIPPAVDPLQRRLILARLVQAGQPGIDAAEAVRLAGDLGRTLDQLLVEEIDPRRMRDVAAGELSEHWQRSLDLFEIVLSKWPQELEKLGRIDLAERRNQLLDRVSERWRGDPPDRFVCAAGITTSAPAIARLLRVVAGLPGGMVVFPGIDLAMGDAEWAMLGPFEADPVTGRRRRSLETHPQFHLKLLIDRMGVQRGEIEPWRVATELDAPPARSKAIASAMMPAELTRGWSDLPAAERRLAEVRALEVATPAEEAQAIALALREVLETEGRTAALVTPDRALAKRVAAHCARWGLAIDDSAGAALASQPPGTLLLALAEAGAQAFAPMALLALLKHPLVAAGDGRLGWLDGARALDLALRGPRPAAGLAGVEAHLADGEGYDAHIRRSALGWWREVEPLLAPLEALYAGGAAPLTGLLAQLRETATALCGDGLWARADGRAAAALLDDLEREASHGPALVEPESLAAMLRTLMDEIAVRPPQGGHPRLAIYGLIEARLQTADLLVLGGLNEGVWPGLPAPDPWLAPRIRSELGLPGLERRIGLSAHDLAMGLGAREVLLTRARRDAGAPTIASRFWLRLEALSGGLDRAEELEAWARAIDDPGAYEPASRPEPCPPAAIRPRVIPVTDVDRLKADPYAFYAKRMLRLRQLDPVDADPSAAWRGTAVHDVLEKWAKLDACDPEALEPRVLAMLAQAHPMMRALWQPRLIEAVRWIVREIEARPQRRVLAVEQEGAIDFAGVTLKGKFDRIDAMGDGTLGVVDYKTGQPPSTKAVRAGYSLQLGLLGLIAERGGFQGISGRASAFEYWSLARKGGEFGYVQSPVDAAGKYGKMLPDEFVPTAAENFTETARAYLTGDAPFTAKLHPEYAPYADYDQLMRRDEWYGRERR, from the coding sequence TGGCGCGGGGGATCGTGCTGGTGCCGACCAATCGCGCGAAGAAGGCCGTCACCGACGCGTTCGTCCGTGCGAGCGGGGGCGGGCTGCTGCTGCCGCGATTGGTCGCGGTGGGCGACCCGGAGCTGGACGAGGCGGCGGGGCCGTTTCTCGACCCGGCGGATGATGACGATCCCATACCGCCAGCGGTCGATCCGCTTCAGCGGCGGTTGATCCTCGCCCGGCTGGTTCAGGCAGGACAGCCGGGGATCGATGCGGCGGAGGCGGTGCGGCTGGCCGGCGATCTCGGCCGCACGCTCGATCAGCTGCTGGTCGAGGAGATCGACCCGCGACGGATGCGTGACGTGGCCGCGGGTGAACTGTCCGAACATTGGCAGCGATCGCTCGACCTGTTCGAAATCGTCCTGAGCAAATGGCCGCAAGAGCTTGAGAAGCTTGGCCGGATCGATCTGGCCGAGCGGCGCAACCAGTTGCTCGATCGCGTGTCGGAGCGGTGGCGGGGTGATCCGCCCGACCGGTTCGTCTGCGCTGCGGGCATCACGACTTCCGCCCCCGCGATCGCACGGCTGTTGCGCGTCGTTGCGGGCCTCCCCGGAGGCATGGTCGTGTTCCCTGGCATCGACCTGGCGATGGGGGACGCGGAATGGGCGATGCTGGGGCCGTTCGAAGCGGATCCGGTTACCGGAAGGCGTAGGCGTTCGCTGGAGACCCATCCGCAATTCCACCTGAAGCTGCTGATCGACCGGATGGGCGTGCAGCGCGGCGAGATCGAGCCCTGGCGCGTCGCGACCGAGCTTGACGCGCCGCCAGCGCGCAGCAAGGCGATTGCGAGCGCGATGATGCCCGCCGAGTTGACCAGGGGCTGGAGCGACCTGCCCGCCGCCGAACGTCGGCTTGCGGAGGTCCGCGCGCTTGAAGTCGCAACCCCGGCCGAGGAGGCGCAGGCGATCGCACTGGCACTGCGCGAGGTGCTGGAGACCGAGGGGCGCACCGCAGCGCTGGTGACGCCCGACCGAGCGCTGGCGAAGCGAGTCGCCGCGCATTGCGCGCGCTGGGGGCTGGCGATCGACGATTCGGCGGGTGCGGCACTTGCCAGCCAGCCGCCGGGTACCTTGCTGCTCGCGCTTGCCGAGGCCGGCGCGCAGGCCTTCGCGCCGATGGCGCTGCTAGCATTGCTCAAGCATCCGCTGGTCGCTGCGGGCGATGGACGGCTTGGATGGCTGGACGGGGCGAGGGCGCTCGACCTCGCCCTGCGCGGCCCGCGCCCGGCGGCGGGACTGGCCGGGGTCGAGGCGCACCTCGCGGACGGCGAGGGCTATGACGCGCACATCCGGCGTTCGGCGCTGGGCTGGTGGCGTGAAGTCGAGCCGCTGCTCGCGCCGCTCGAAGCGCTCTATGCGGGCGGTGCAGCGCCCTTGACCGGTTTGCTGGCGCAGTTGCGTGAGACCGCGACGGCGTTGTGCGGGGATGGGCTGTGGGCCCGTGCTGACGGGCGTGCTGCGGCGGCGCTGCTCGATGATCTGGAGCGCGAGGCGTCGCATGGCCCGGCGCTGGTCGAGCCCGAGAGTCTTGCGGCGATGCTGCGCACGTTGATGGACGAGATCGCGGTGCGTCCGCCGCAGGGCGGGCATCCGCGGCTTGCCATCTATGGTCTGATCGAAGCGCGGTTGCAGACCGCGGATCTGCTGGTGCTCGGCGGGCTCAACGAGGGGGTGTGGCCGGGGCTGCCTGCGCCCGATCCCTGGCTCGCGCCACGCATCCGGTCCGAGCTGGGGCTGCCGGGGCTGGAGCGGCGGATCGGGCTTTCGGCGCACGATCTGGCCATGGGCCTTGGCGCGCGCGAGGTGCTGCTGACGCGCGCGAGGCGCGATGCCGGTGCGCCGACCATCGCCTCGCGCTTCTGGCTGCGGCTTGAGGCGCTGTCGGGCGGGCTGGACCGCGCGGAAGAACTGGAGGCGTGGGCGCGGGCAATCGACGATCCGGGGGCATATGAGCCCGCGTCGCGGCCCGAACCGTGCCCGCCCGCCGCTATTCGTCCTCGCGTGATCCCGGTGACCGATGTCGACCGGCTCAAGGCCGATCCCTACGCTTTCTACGCCAAGCGCATGCTGCGGTTGCGTCAGCTAGACCCAGTCGATGCCGATCCCAGCGCGGCGTGGCGCGGGACGGCGGTGCACGATGTGCTGGAGAAATGGGCGAAGCTTGACGCGTGCGACCCCGAGGCGCTCGAGCCGCGCGTACTGGCCATGCTCGCTCAGGCGCACCCGATGATGCGCGCGCTGTGGCAGCCGCGTCTGATCGAGGCGGTACGCTGGATCGTCCGCGAGATCGAGGCGCGGCCGCAACGCCGGGTGCTGGCGGTGGAGCAGGAGGGCGCGATCGACTTTGCCGGGGTGACGCTCAAGGGCAAGTTCGACCGGATCGATGCGATGGGCGACGGCACGCTGGGGGTGGTGGACTATAAGACCGGCCAGCCGCCGAGCACCAAGGCGGTGCGTGCGGGCTACAGCCTGCAATTGGGCCTGCTCGGGCTGATCGCCGAACGAGGTGGGTTCCAGGGGATATCCGGCCGCGCGAGCGCCTTCGAATATTGGTCGCTCGCGCGCAAGGGCGGCGAATTCGGCTACGTCCAGTCGCCGGTCGACGCCGCGGGCAAATACGGCAAGATGCTGCCCGATGAGTTCGTGCCGACCGCCGCCGAGAACTTCACCGAGACCGCGCGCGCCTATCTGACCGGCGATGCGCCGTTCACCGCCAAGCTTCACCCCGAATACGCCCCCTATGCGGACTATGATCAGTTGATGCGCCGCGACGAATGGTATGGCCGTGAGCGGCGCTAG
- the addA gene encoding double-strand break repair helicase AddA: MAVSGASTGALPPLAGNQAAASSPGASVWLSASAGTGKTQVLAARVFRLLLRGVDPGAILCLTFTKAGAAEMAARVSGRLAHWVRAPRMEVFKDLEALGEDADDDRIAFARTLFAKVLDAPGGGLRIQTIHSFCQTLLSAFPVEAGLTPGFRPLEAREETALARDTLAAMLADAGREGREALIDAVGALSLRLGEGKAEAFLHVCAKAPDAMAALPAGMQPFLRRAMGLPQGDVLEEAARWCSDDAFDVEGLRRIADANHAWGTATGQENAAVAGAWLAADPAVRVAMLVDLRKIVLTAKDEPKKVSPKLAALDPDYETLAGELGEACIAVSGMIARAGYADLLAQGLTAGREYAAAYQTAKRRMGAVDFDDLIGKTVALLDQPGMGDWIRFKLDQATSHVLIDEAQDTNIAQWRIVRALADEFFAGEGAHGEEVRTLFTVGDYKQAIFGFQGTDPVNFAAAHLHFSERSDGALETLSLTHSFRSTAPILEFVDAAVAALPEPGMGTESEAHASRVAGPGTVTLWPPVVAGGDPEDEEGWIDDATREVANRIARQIKDWIGTLELESKGRTLRPEDVMILVKRRGELASLLVARLHAEGVPVAGVDRLRLNAPLAVQDLLAAVRFALQPDDDLSLAALLVSPLIGWSQDELMHAALRERGSLWRHLRATQADDRLAPLYGLLARADLMTPHRFLETILSGEMDGRRKLLRRLGKEALDPVEELLTAALGFEGLATPTLQRFLDWFDRGDVEIVRDAAQPQDAVRVMTAHGAKGLQAPLVILADATADPQGGNRGDFVKWAPEDHDGAPFPVFRPGKAERGGPVDAAVALVDARELEEHWRLFYVAATRAEERLVIAGALGPKAKGETPGASWYAASRAAFDALGVAESEAERSFTGHRPQPPVARKPREALVADARVELPGWVTRPAPAEARPPRPLAPSSLGEDLVADPPPAPALRAAAERGRLIHALLERLPAVAAERRADIAARWLEGAGGVADPAMRSELAAAALGVIADPDFAELFGPEALAEAPIAAVVAGGHVVSGTADRLLVTDDGVLVVDFKTGRRAPATLDDVPPYHLRQMAAYVAALEVVFPGRQVVAGLLYTAGPVLYALPNALLATHKPGFAAAEQSLI; this comes from the coding sequence ATGGCCGTGAGCGGCGCTAGCACCGGCGCGCTGCCGCCTCTGGCGGGCAATCAGGCGGCGGCGTCCAGCCCGGGCGCGAGCGTATGGCTGTCTGCCTCCGCCGGGACGGGCAAGACGCAGGTGCTGGCCGCGCGCGTGTTCCGCCTGCTGCTGCGTGGCGTCGACCCCGGCGCGATCCTGTGCCTGACCTTCACCAAGGCGGGCGCGGCCGAGATGGCGGCGCGGGTGAGCGGGCGGTTGGCGCATTGGGTGCGCGCGCCGCGCATGGAGGTATTCAAGGATCTGGAGGCGCTGGGCGAGGACGCCGACGATGACAGGATCGCGTTTGCCCGCACGCTGTTCGCCAAGGTGCTGGACGCGCCGGGTGGCGGCCTGCGCATCCAGACGATTCACAGCTTCTGTCAGACGCTGCTCTCCGCCTTTCCGGTCGAGGCGGGGCTGACGCCGGGCTTTCGCCCGCTGGAAGCGCGCGAAGAGACGGCGCTGGCCCGCGACACGTTGGCGGCGATGCTGGCGGATGCCGGGCGCGAGGGAAGGGAAGCGCTGATCGACGCGGTCGGCGCGCTCAGCCTGAGGCTGGGCGAGGGCAAGGCCGAGGCGTTCCTGCATGTCTGCGCCAAGGCGCCCGATGCGATGGCGGCGCTCCCCGCGGGCATGCAGCCGTTCCTGCGCCGGGCGATGGGATTGCCGCAGGGCGATGTGCTGGAGGAAGCCGCGCGCTGGTGTTCGGACGACGCCTTCGACGTCGAAGGGTTGCGGCGGATCGCGGATGCCAATCACGCATGGGGCACCGCGACGGGGCAGGAGAATGCTGCGGTGGCGGGCGCGTGGCTGGCGGCGGACCCTGCGGTGCGGGTGGCGATGCTGGTCGACCTGCGCAAGATCGTGCTGACGGCCAAGGACGAGCCCAAGAAGGTATCGCCCAAGCTTGCCGCGCTCGACCCGGATTACGAGACGCTGGCGGGCGAATTGGGCGAGGCATGCATCGCGGTTTCGGGGATGATCGCGCGTGCGGGCTATGCCGATCTGCTGGCGCAGGGGCTGACCGCCGGGCGCGAATATGCGGCGGCGTACCAGACCGCCAAGCGCCGCATGGGGGCGGTCGATTTCGACGATCTGATCGGGAAGACAGTGGCGCTGCTCGACCAGCCGGGCATGGGCGACTGGATCCGCTTCAAGCTCGATCAGGCGACCAGCCATGTGCTGATCGACGAGGCGCAGGACACCAATATCGCGCAATGGCGCATCGTCCGTGCGCTGGCCGACGAGTTCTTCGCGGGCGAGGGCGCGCATGGCGAGGAGGTGCGCACGCTGTTCACGGTGGGCGACTATAAGCAGGCGATCTTCGGCTTCCAGGGCACCGACCCGGTCAATTTCGCGGCGGCGCACCTGCATTTCAGCGAGCGATCGGACGGCGCGCTGGAGACGCTGTCGTTGACGCACTCGTTCCGCTCGACCGCGCCGATCCTCGAATTCGTCGACGCGGCGGTGGCGGCGCTGCCCGAGCCGGGAATGGGGACCGAGTCCGAAGCGCATGCCAGCCGCGTCGCCGGGCCGGGGACGGTGACGCTTTGGCCGCCGGTGGTGGCGGGCGGCGATCCCGAGGACGAGGAAGGCTGGATCGACGACGCGACGCGCGAGGTGGCCAACCGCATCGCGCGCCAGATCAAGGACTGGATCGGTACGCTCGAACTGGAGAGCAAGGGACGGACGCTGCGGCCCGAGGATGTGATGATCCTGGTCAAGCGGCGCGGCGAGCTCGCCTCGCTGCTGGTCGCGCGGCTGCATGCCGAGGGGGTGCCGGTCGCTGGTGTCGATCGCCTGCGGCTCAACGCCCCGCTGGCGGTGCAGGACCTGCTCGCCGCCGTCCGTTTCGCGCTCCAGCCTGACGACGATCTGTCGCTCGCCGCGCTGCTGGTCTCGCCGCTGATCGGGTGGAGCCAGGACGAGCTGATGCACGCGGCGTTGCGTGAGCGGGGCAGCCTGTGGCGGCATCTGCGCGCAACCCAAGCCGACGACAGGCTCGCGCCGCTCTACGGTCTGCTCGCGCGCGCCGACCTGATGACGCCGCATCGTTTCCTCGAGACGATTCTGTCGGGGGAGATGGACGGGCGGCGCAAGCTGCTGCGCCGATTGGGCAAGGAAGCGCTCGACCCGGTCGAGGAGCTGTTGACTGCGGCACTCGGGTTCGAAGGCTTGGCGACGCCAACCCTGCAACGCTTCCTCGACTGGTTCGATCGCGGCGATGTCGAAATCGTCCGCGATGCCGCGCAACCGCAGGATGCGGTGCGGGTGATGACCGCGCACGGTGCGAAAGGGCTTCAGGCGCCTTTGGTGATTCTGGCCGATGCCACCGCCGATCCGCAGGGGGGCAATCGAGGCGACTTCGTCAAATGGGCGCCCGAGGATCATGATGGTGCGCCGTTCCCGGTGTTTCGTCCCGGCAAGGCCGAGCGGGGCGGGCCGGTGGACGCCGCCGTGGCGCTGGTCGACGCACGCGAGCTGGAGGAGCATTGGCGCCTCTTCTACGTCGCCGCGACACGGGCCGAGGAGCGACTGGTGATCGCGGGCGCGCTGGGGCCGAAGGCCAAGGGTGAGACCCCGGGGGCAAGCTGGTATGCGGCGTCGCGCGCCGCGTTCGACGCGCTGGGCGTCGCGGAGAGCGAAGCCGAGCGCAGCTTCACCGGCCACCGCCCGCAGCCGCCGGTGGCCCGCAAGCCGCGCGAGGCGCTGGTTGCCGACGCCCGGGTGGAACTGCCCGGATGGGTGACGCGGCCCGCGCCGGCCGAGGCGCGTCCGCCACGGCCGCTCGCGCCTTCCTCGCTGGGTGAGGATCTGGTGGCCGATCCGCCGCCTGCGCCCGCGCTGCGTGCGGCGGCGGAGCGGGGGCGGCTGATCCACGCCCTGCTCGAACGCTTGCCTGCCGTTGCGGCGGAGCGGCGCGCCGATATTGCCGCGCGCTGGCTCGAGGGTGCGGGCGGCGTTGCCGATCCGGCGATGCGTTCCGAACTGGCCGCAGCTGCGCTCGGCGTGATCGCCGACCCGGACTTCGCCGAGCTGTTCGGACCGGAGGCGCTGGCCGAGGCGCCGATCGCGGCGGTGGTGGCGGGCGGGCATGTCGTGTCGGGCACCGCCGACCGGCTGCTGGTGACCGATGACGGCGTGCTGGTGGTCGATTTCAAGACTGGCCGTCGCGCGCCCGCGACGCTGGATGATGTGCCGCCCTATCATCTGCGCCAGATGGCCGCCTATGTCGCCGCGCTGGAAGTCGTCTTTCCGGGAAGACAGGTGGTCGCGGGCCTGCTCTACACAGCCGGACCGGTGCTCTATGCGTTGCCCAACGCGCTGCTCGCCACGCACAAGCCCGGCTTCGCCGCGGCGGAGCAAAGCTTGATCTGA
- the trxA gene encoding thioredoxin: protein MAKAVTDASFEADVLQSDKPVLVDFWAEWCGPCKIIGPSLEELAEELADKVTITKLNIEENPDTPGSLGIRGIPTLFVYKDGQKIAQQVGIQDISTKSKLKAWIESVV from the coding sequence ATGGCCAAGGCCGTCACCGATGCAAGCTTCGAAGCCGACGTTCTTCAGTCGGACAAGCCCGTCCTCGTCGATTTCTGGGCCGAGTGGTGCGGGCCGTGCAAGATCATCGGGCCGAGCCTGGAAGAGCTGGCCGAGGAGCTGGCCGACAAGGTGACGATCACCAAGCTCAACATCGAGGAGAATCCGGATACGCCGGGCAGCCTCGGCATCCGCGGTATCCCGACCCTGTTCGTCTACAAGGACGGGCAGAAGATCGCTCAGCAGGTGGGTATTCAGGACATCTCGACCAAGTCCAAGCTCAAGGCGTGGATCGAAAGCGTCGTCTGA
- the argJ gene encoding bifunctional glutamate N-acetyltransferase/amino-acid acetyltransferase ArgJ has translation MQRSPLAPLGFPYLPPIEGVTLRVARARYKTWDRCDLTFVTLDEGTSVAGVTTTSKCPSPEVEWCREALVLGKARALVVNAGNSNAFTGNRGRAAVEAIAARVAGHLSCQPSDVFVSSTGVIGVPLPIDKAEAGLDAAFAAEPCGWEDVAKTIGTTDTFEKGAVTTAVVGGKTVSLVGVIKGSGMIAPDMATMLGYVFTDAAVDPAFLQRALSDANTRSFSCITVDSDTSTSDTVLAFATGKAGNTPLTDDDSDGADAFRAALADLCLRLAHLVVRDGEGASKFIRIDVEGAESDASAHRIALSIANSPLVKTAIAGEDANWGRIVMAVGKAGEPADRDRLAITFGGVQVASGGLAVEGYDEAPVAAHLKGQEIEIGVDLGLGEGRATVWTCDLTHGYISINADYRS, from the coding sequence ATGCAGCGCTCCCCACTCGCCCCACTCGGCTTCCCCTATCTCCCCCCGATCGAGGGCGTGACGCTGCGTGTCGCGCGCGCCCGCTACAAGACCTGGGATCGCTGCGACCTGACCTTCGTCACGCTCGACGAAGGCACCAGTGTCGCGGGCGTCACCACCACCAGCAAGTGTCCCTCGCCCGAAGTCGAATGGTGCCGCGAGGCGCTGGTGCTGGGCAAGGCGCGCGCGCTGGTCGTCAATGCGGGCAACTCCAACGCCTTCACCGGCAATCGCGGCCGCGCGGCGGTCGAGGCGATCGCGGCGCGGGTGGCGGGGCATCTGAGCTGCCAGCCGTCGGACGTGTTCGTCTCCTCGACCGGGGTGATCGGGGTACCGCTGCCGATCGACAAGGCCGAAGCCGGCCTCGACGCCGCCTTTGCCGCCGAACCGTGCGGTTGGGAGGATGTGGCCAAGACCATCGGCACCACCGACACGTTCGAGAAGGGCGCCGTGACGACCGCGGTCGTTGGCGGCAAGACGGTGAGCCTCGTCGGCGTGATCAAGGGCAGCGGCATGATCGCGCCCGACATGGCGACGATGCTGGGCTATGTCTTCACCGACGCTGCGGTCGATCCCGCCTTTCTTCAGCGCGCGCTGTCCGACGCCAACACGCGCAGCTTTTCGTGCATCACGGTCGACAGCGACACTTCGACCAGCGACACCGTCCTCGCCTTCGCCACCGGCAAGGCCGGCAACACGCCGCTGACGGACGACGACAGCGACGGCGCCGATGCCTTCCGCGCCGCGCTCGCCGATCTCTGCCTTCGCCTCGCCCACCTCGTCGTGCGCGACGGCGAGGGCGCGTCCAAGTTCATCCGCATCGATGTCGAGGGCGCCGAGAGCGACGCCAGCGCGCACCGCATCGCGCTCAGCATCGCCAACTCCCCGCTGGTCAAGACCGCGATCGCCGGCGAAGACGCCAATTGGGGCCGCATCGTCATGGCCGTGGGCAAGGCCGGCGAACCCGCGGATCGCGATCGGCTCGCCATCACCTTCGGCGGCGTGCAGGTGGCTTCGGGCGGGCTAGCGGTCGAAGGCTATGACGAAGCCCCCGTCGCCGCGCATCTCAAGGGCCAGGAGATCGAGATCGGCGTCGATCTGGGCCTGGGCGAAGGCCGCGCCACGGTGTGGACCTGCGATCTGACGCACGGCTATATCTCGATCAACGCCGACTATCGCAGCTGA
- the leuA gene encoding 2-isopropylmalate synthase yields MLRDPSVKYRPFPPIALPDRQWPNRTITRAPRWLSTDMRDGNQALIDPMDAEKKTRFFDLICRVGIKEIEVGFPSAGATEFDFISGLVRDNRIPDDVTVQVLTQARRDLIDTTFESLRGAKTGIVHVYNAVSPAWRKIVFGMDRAEVKQIAIDAAKLLRDNAAAQPDTDWHFQYSPETFSTAEIDFSVEVCAAVMDVLQPTVERPIIFNLPATVECATPNIYADQIEYFCRNIPNRDAVVVSLHTHNDRGTGVAAAELGMMAGADRVEGCLLGNGERTGNCDLVTVAMNMYTQGVDPGLDFSDIDEIVKTVEYCTNIPVHPRTPYAGDLVFTAFSGSHQDAIKKGFAAQEARNDQYWEVPYLPIDPADLGRSYEAVIRVNSQSGKGGVAWVLEQDKGLKLPKRLQADFSRHVQRVADESSRELNAQDIWATFVETYRLKHPQRFTLGAYDETRASNGERIFAGSIEVDGVQQSVSGRGNGLISSVVAAMREGFGVDLDIADYAEHAIGHGSGAQAAAYVECRTADGRTVWGVGIDEDVATASVRAVLSAAGAVA; encoded by the coding sequence ATGTTGCGCGACCCCAGCGTCAAATACCGCCCTTTCCCGCCAATCGCCCTGCCCGACCGGCAATGGCCGAACCGCACGATCACCCGCGCACCGCGCTGGCTGTCGACCGACATGCGCGACGGCAATCAGGCGCTGATCGACCCGATGGATGCGGAGAAGAAAACCCGCTTCTTCGACTTGATCTGCCGCGTGGGCATCAAGGAAATCGAGGTCGGGTTCCCCAGCGCGGGTGCGACCGAGTTCGACTTCATCTCCGGCCTCGTCCGCGACAATCGCATTCCGGACGACGTGACGGTGCAGGTGCTGACCCAGGCCCGGCGTGACCTGATCGACACGACATTCGAGAGTCTGCGCGGTGCCAAGACCGGCATCGTCCATGTCTACAACGCGGTCTCGCCGGCGTGGCGCAAGATCGTCTTCGGCATGGACCGCGCCGAGGTGAAGCAGATCGCGATCGATGCGGCGAAGCTGCTGCGCGACAATGCCGCCGCCCAGCCCGATACCGACTGGCATTTCCAATATTCGCCCGAAACCTTCTCGACCGCCGAGATCGATTTCTCGGTCGAGGTCTGTGCCGCGGTGATGGACGTGCTGCAGCCCACGGTCGAGCGCCCGATCATCTTCAACCTGCCCGCGACGGTCGAGTGCGCGACGCCCAACATCTATGCCGACCAGATCGAGTATTTCTGCCGCAACATCCCCAATCGCGACGCGGTGGTCGTCTCGCTGCACACGCATAACGACCGGGGCACCGGCGTCGCGGCTGCGGAGCTGGGCATGATGGCCGGCGCCGACCGCGTCGAGGGCTGCCTGCTCGGCAATGGCGAGCGGACGGGCAATTGCGACCTCGTGACCGTCGCGATGAACATGTACACGCAGGGCGTCGATCCCGGCCTCGACTTCTCCGACATCGACGAGATCGTGAAGACGGTGGAATATTGCACCAACATCCCGGTCCACCCGCGCACGCCCTATGCCGGCGATCTGGTGTTCACCGCCTTTTCGGGCAGCCATCAGGACGCGATCAAGAAGGGCTTTGCCGCGCAGGAGGCGCGCAACGACCAATATTGGGAGGTGCCCTATCTCCCGATCGACCCCGCCGATCTCGGCCGCAGCTATGAAGCGGTGATCCGCGTCAACTCGCAGTCGGGCAAGGGCGGCGTCGCCTGGGTACTGGAGCAGGACAAGGGCCTGAAACTGCCCAAACGCCTCCAGGCCGATTTCAGCCGCCACGTCCAGCGCGTCGCCGACGAGAGCAGCCGCGAGCTCAATGCGCAGGATATCTGGGCGACCTTCGTCGAAACCTACCGGCTCAAGCATCCGCAGCGGTTCACGCTGGGCGCCTATGACGAGACGCGCGCGTCGAATGGCGAGCGCATCTTCGCCGGCTCGATCGAGGTGGACGGCGTGCAGCAGTCGGTCAGCGGGCGCGGCAACGGCCTGATCTCCAGCGTCGTCGCAGCGATGCGCGAGGGCTTCGGCGTCGATCTCGACATCGCTGACTATGCCGAGCACGCGATCGGCCACGGATCGGGCGCGCAGGCCGCCGCCTATGTCGAGTGCCGCACCGCCGACGGTCGCACCGTCTGGGGCGTGGGCATCGACGAGGATGTCGCCACCGCCAGCGTCCGCGCGGTACTCAGCGCCGCGGGCGCGGTTGCGTAA
- a CDS encoding BLUF domain-containing protein, whose amino-acid sequence MKQILYASVSAHPGEQPVDVIAILEESRHNNALDGITGLLWTDGHRFLQVIEGGEEAVDACYARIRADTRHRAIVTIVERTVDRREFGYWAMAHKTAETLADVHDQRVRRMMANAAEEIRAPFLELVSAREAA is encoded by the coding sequence ATGAAGCAAATTCTGTACGCCAGCGTCAGCGCGCATCCCGGCGAGCAGCCGGTGGACGTGATCGCCATCCTTGAGGAGTCGCGACACAACAACGCGCTCGACGGGATCACCGGGCTGTTATGGACCGACGGCCACCGATTCCTGCAGGTGATCGAAGGCGGCGAAGAGGCGGTCGATGCCTGCTACGCACGCATTCGCGCTGACACCCGGCATCGCGCGATCGTGACGATTGTCGAGCGCACGGTCGATCGCCGCGAGTTCGGCTATTGGGCGATGGCGCACAAGACGGCCGAAACGCTGGCCGACGTGCACGATCAGCGCGTCCGGCGGATGATGGCCAATGCCGCCGAGGAAATTCGCGCGCCGTTCCTCGAACTGGTATCGGCGCGCGAAGCTGCCTGA
- a CDS encoding YceI family protein: MRLVLAAFTASIAIATPIVAQQQMQLPGSKNRAAISGGSYTVDPGHTLVRWEVDHFGFTPYWGLFGGITGTATFDKANPAASKVDITIPVSKVITASEGLTGHLLRAGKDGGKPDFFGPAPADARFVSTNVVIDEDGDEAKVTGNLTLNGVTKPVTLDVDFYGAGKTPPQMGGKENVGFEAEATIRRSDFGITYAIPLVSDAVDLKIAAAFVK; this comes from the coding sequence ATGCGCCTCGTCCTCGCCGCCTTCACGGCCAGCATCGCCATCGCCACGCCGATCGTCGCCCAGCAGCAGATGCAGTTGCCGGGCTCAAAGAACAGGGCCGCGATCAGCGGCGGCAGCTACACCGTCGATCCGGGGCACACGCTGGTCCGCTGGGAAGTCGATCATTTCGGCTTCACCCCCTATTGGGGCCTGTTCGGCGGCATCACCGGCACGGCGACCTTCGACAAGGCGAATCCCGCGGCCTCGAAGGTCGACATCACCATTCCCGTGTCCAAGGTGATCACCGCCAGCGAAGGCCTGACCGGCCATTTGCTGCGCGCGGGCAAGGACGGCGGCAAGCCCGACTTCTTCGGCCCCGCCCCTGCCGACGCCAGGTTCGTCTCCACCAATGTCGTGATCGACGAGGATGGCGACGAAGCGAAAGTGACGGGCAACCTCACGCTCAACGGCGTGACGAAACCGGTGACGCTCGACGTCGATTTCTATGGCGCGGGCAAGACCCCGCCGCAGATGGGCGGCAAGGAGAATGTCGGGTTCGAGGCCGAGGCGACGATCCGCCGCAGCGATTTCGGCATCACCTATGCCATCCCGCTGGTCAGCGACGCCGTCGATCTCAAGATCGCGGCCGCATTCGTCAAATAG